One Porphyromonas pogonae genomic region harbors:
- a CDS encoding PepSY-associated TM helix domain-containing protein yields MRVNLKKIVRKLHLWLGIPAGIVIFVVAITGAVYAFRDEIEDMQRPSLAIRNTDNEILMSPLELKEIAEDVIRKENPQGKSKVKEVTYQGIEHAAKLTTGGKKGDRIDVYLNPYSGKRIYTEQVKDGFFKFIIKGHRSLWLPRNIGKPVIGWSVVIFIIVTITGIVMWYPDMKNSKAVMAAFTIKKKAPYKRKILDYHNILGFYTAIFALIMAVTGLNWSFKKFGEAYYGLITGGKTYEGWNMPESKYNSDAPEYNADDLWTQIKDDYIMDEKCSLRISFPSDKTDSYAVAYNPDGNNKYYRRHMRFFDRYSLDELKGGGLFGIKYEDCSWGQKLYRMNYDLHTGRIAGIPGRIIAFLACVIIASLPITGILIFINKRFKKRRKSIGK; encoded by the coding sequence ATGAGGGTGAATCTAAAGAAAATAGTAAGAAAGTTGCATTTATGGCTGGGCATACCGGCTGGTATAGTGATCTTTGTAGTAGCTATTACAGGTGCCGTATACGCTTTCAGGGATGAAATAGAAGATATGCAACGACCATCGCTTGCTATACGCAATACTGATAATGAGATATTGATGTCTCCGTTGGAACTGAAAGAAATAGCGGAAGACGTGATCAGAAAAGAGAACCCTCAAGGCAAGTCCAAAGTAAAAGAGGTCACATACCAAGGCATTGAGCATGCAGCAAAACTTACTACCGGAGGTAAGAAAGGCGATAGGATAGATGTTTACCTCAATCCATACTCAGGTAAAAGAATATATACGGAACAGGTGAAAGACGGCTTCTTCAAGTTTATTATCAAAGGACATCGGAGCTTGTGGCTACCGAGAAATATAGGTAAGCCTGTGATAGGCTGGTCTGTAGTCATCTTTATAATAGTGACTATCACCGGAATTGTGATGTGGTACCCGGACATGAAAAACTCCAAGGCGGTGATGGCAGCTTTCACGATCAAAAAGAAAGCTCCATACAAGCGTAAGATTCTTGATTATCACAACATATTAGGCTTTTATACAGCTATATTTGCTCTTATTATGGCCGTTACAGGACTCAACTGGAGTTTCAAAAAGTTTGGTGAGGCATACTACGGGCTTATTACCGGGGGTAAAACATATGAGGGCTGGAATATGCCCGAATCAAAATATAACAGTGATGCTCCGGAGTATAATGCAGATGATTTATGGACACAGATCAAGGATGATTATATTATGGATGAGAAATGTTCTTTGAGGATCAGTTTCCCCTCTGACAAAACCGATAGCTATGCGGTAGCATATAACCCTGATGGCAACAATAAATATTATCGCAGGCATATGAGGTTCTTTGATCGGTATTCTTTAGACGAACTGAAAGGAGGTGGACTTTTTGGAATTAAATATGAAGATTGCTCATGGGGACAAAAACTGTATAGAATGAACTACGACTTGCATACGGGTAGGATAGCCGGAATACCGGGTAGAATTATCGCTTTTCTGGCATGTGTGATCATCGCCTCATTGCCCATAACGGGTATACTTATCTTTATCAACAAACGTTTTAAGAAAAGAAGAAAAAGTATTGGAAAATAA
- the miaB gene encoding tRNA (N6-isopentenyl adenosine(37)-C2)-methylthiotransferase MiaB, translating to MDKKAGSDSKSEVMHDEKSLFIETYGCQMNVADSEVVASIMQMDGYHLTEHPEEADAIFLNTCSVRDNAEQKVLNRLEYYNSLRRKRKKGLTLGVLGCMAERVKDDLIEKHHVDLVVGPDSYMDLPNLVGAVENGEKAINVELSTQETYKDVIPLKIGGVHISGFVSIMRGCNNFCTYCIVPYTRGRERSREIESILREVRDLKEKNFREVTLLGQNVNSYMYNDGGRVYNFATLLSRVAEEVPDMRIRFTSPHPKDMDDETIGVMAKYPNICNHIHFPAQSGSNRILKLMNRNYTREWYLDRVAAIRKAIPNCAISSDLFCGFHDESEEDFQDTLKLMREVGYDASFMFKYSERPGTFAARHLDDNVPEEVKLDRLSRMIDLQNKLSLESNKRDIGKTFEVLIEGFSKRSREQLFGRTQQNKVVIFDKQGYRVGQYVHVKITDVSSATLLGVIDEPDKQP from the coding sequence ATGGATAAAAAAGCAGGATCGGACTCTAAATCCGAAGTAATGCATGATGAAAAAAGCCTTTTTATAGAAACTTACGGTTGCCAGATGAATGTGGCTGATAGTGAAGTCGTAGCCTCAATTATGCAGATGGATGGCTATCATCTTACAGAGCATCCTGAGGAAGCAGATGCTATTTTCCTCAATACATGTTCGGTGAGGGATAATGCAGAGCAGAAAGTGCTCAATCGCTTGGAATATTACAATTCTCTTCGTAGAAAGAGGAAGAAAGGGCTTACGCTGGGGGTACTGGGATGTATGGCTGAGCGTGTCAAGGATGATCTTATCGAGAAGCACCATGTCGATTTGGTTGTGGGGCCTGACAGCTACATGGATCTGCCCAATCTGGTAGGAGCTGTGGAGAATGGCGAAAAGGCTATCAATGTAGAGTTGTCTACACAGGAAACTTATAAAGATGTTATTCCGCTTAAAATAGGCGGGGTGCATATATCAGGCTTTGTCTCTATCATGAGGGGATGTAACAATTTTTGTACTTACTGCATTGTGCCTTATACCCGAGGGAGAGAAAGAAGCCGTGAGATAGAGAGCATTCTCCGTGAGGTACGTGATCTTAAAGAGAAGAACTTCAGGGAAGTGACACTTCTGGGACAGAACGTCAACTCATATATGTACAACGATGGCGGCCGAGTATATAACTTTGCCACTTTGCTCAGTAGGGTTGCAGAAGAAGTGCCTGACATGAGAATACGTTTTACATCACCGCATCCCAAGGATATGGATGACGAAACCATCGGGGTGATGGCCAAATATCCTAATATATGTAATCACATCCACTTTCCCGCTCAGTCCGGTAGCAACAGGATACTCAAACTGATGAATCGAAATTATACGCGTGAGTGGTATCTGGACAGAGTGGCTGCTATAAGAAAAGCAATCCCCAATTGCGCTATTAGTTCTGACTTATTTTGTGGATTTCACGATGAGTCTGAGGAAGATTTTCAGGATACGCTCAAGTTGATGCGAGAGGTTGGTTACGATGCCTCTTTTATGTTCAAGTATTCTGAACGGCCCGGTACATTTGCTGCTCGACATTTGGATGATAATGTCCCTGAAGAAGTGAAGCTCGACAGACTCTCACGCATGATTGATCTGCAAAACAAACTTAGCCTGGAAAGCAATAAACGAGATATAGGCAAAACTTTTGAAGTTTTGATAGAAGGTTTTAGTAAGAGATCAAGAGAACAGTTGTTTGGTAGAACACAACAGAATAAAGTTGTTATCTTTGACAAGCAAGGATACAGGGTGGGGCAGTATGTACATGTCAAGATTACTGATGTATCATCCGCAACCTTGTTGGGCGTTATTGACGAACCCGATAAACAACCTTGA
- a CDS encoding DUF2834 domain-containing protein → MMEKNVQSQQASFTGKQGMSYLSLLYLLLAVLGLSAFVLVNIGIREYGGFNVKDFVSSTWINDWYARSISADFIVVALTAIAFMIIEGMRVRMKYIWLFVIMSFLIAIAFAFPLFLFFRERKLRSGRTV, encoded by the coding sequence ATGATGGAAAAGAATGTACAATCTCAACAAGCATCCTTTACAGGGAAGCAAGGTATGTCATACTTAAGTTTATTATACCTTTTATTGGCAGTGCTGGGACTTTCCGCCTTTGTTCTCGTGAATATAGGTATCCGCGAATATGGCGGTTTCAATGTCAAAGACTTTGTATCCAGTACATGGATCAATGATTGGTATGCCCGGAGTATCTCGGCAGACTTTATTGTAGTGGCTCTTACTGCGATCGCTTTTATGATTATCGAAGGTATGCGTGTCAGAATGAAGTATATATGGCTATTTGTCATAATGTCGTTCCTTATCGCCATTGCTTTTGCTTTTCCTTTGTTTCTTTTTTTCAGAGAACGAAAGCTAAGGAGTGGTCGTACTGTATAA